A stretch of the Gracilinanus agilis isolate LMUSP501 chromosome 4, AgileGrace, whole genome shotgun sequence genome encodes the following:
- the C4H6orf120 gene encoding UPF0669 protein C6orf120 homolog, producing the protein MAIPWKKAFLILLTSQALSLVNSIEEEEVPEEWILLHVVQGQIGAGNYSYLRLNHEGKIVLQMKSLKGDADLYVSDTTLHPSFDEYELQSVTCGQDVVFVPGHFQRPVGIGIYGHPSHLESEFEMKVYYDRTVVEYPFGEATYATDGKATSQKQPYTPEDTSQDEESIVWTIIIGILKLILEVLF; encoded by the coding sequence ATGGCAATACCCTGGAAGAAAGCCTTTTTGATACTTCTAACATCACAAGCACTGTCCTTAGTGAATAGCATTGAGGAGGAGGAAGTACCTGAAGAATGGATTCTCTTGCATGTGGTTCAGGGTCAGATTGGAGCTGGAAATTATAGTTATTTGCGACTAAATCATGAAGGGAAAATAGTTCTTCAAATGAAAAGCTTAAAAGGTGATGCAGATTTGTATGTATCTGATACCACCCTTCACCCAAGTTTTGATGAATATGAATTACAGTCTGTAACTTGTGGCCAGGATGTTGTTTTTGTGCCAGGACACTTCCAGCGCCCTGTGGGAATAGGTATCTATGGACATCCATCTCACCTTGAAAGTGAATTTGAAATGAAAGTATATTATGATAGAACGGTTGTAGAATATCCATTTGGTGAAGCAACTTATGCTACAGATGGTAAAGCAACAAGCCAAAAGCAGCCTTATACACCAGAAGATACTTCTCAAGATGAAGAATCCATTGTTTGGAcaataataattggcattttgAAACTAATACTTGAGgttcttttttaa